CGCTGAATTTATGTTAAAGGTACTGGGTGACTTAATAAATTGTAACCACTATGACCACTATGTCTATCACATAGGCCCATCTCTCGTTGCTAACCCTGAGTACATTATTTGTCCTCATTTGTCATTGTTTTGTCTGTAATCTAGATTATAATTATTTTTACTTCACAGTATGTATCCCCCGTATCAAAAGttatttacaaatacattttacaaaatacaaaacactaaaacATTCCTCTACAACCCATggcaaaaatgtgtagaattgcaggaaattaaacTAACATTTAAAGATGGGGCCAGTACAATCAAAACAGTCTGTACATTCGATGATAGGAACGGAAGTTTTTTTTAGGATATGTTTTTATATggaaatacatacagtactatgattatttttgaatgacCCAAAAggataaaacacatttttattgtcGCTCTTTTGACACAGTCCTCTGATGGTAAATAAATTCCACCATCTTTAAAAGGAATTTTGAGAAAAGCGGAATATTTATTTTTCTTCATACAAATCCACATTTGACATGTATAACAGAAACATACGTAAGTACCTACAATGATTATGCAGTTGTGCTACATTTTCCTCAAAGAGGATCAACAACAGAATTGAATGAGTCTGAAATGTGTATTCTTGTGTTCACACTGAAATAAAGTATTACAATTTAATCAGATTAAAAAGAATGATTAAGATTATGTGAGAACAATGTAACTAAATTATAGACCAccaatacaaataaaatacaattttattggtcacatatttagcagatgttattgtgggtgtagcgaaatgcttgtgtatctactgtagctccaacaatgcagtagtatcttaacaattcacaacaatacacaaatctaaaattaaaagaatggaattaagaaatatataaatattagattgagcaatgtcagagtggcattgattaaaatacagtagaatataatacagtatatacacaggaGATGAGTACAACAGTATGTAAAGAATATTTAaacatggttaaagtgactagtgttccattattaaagatTCCAGCAGCAGCTTCTAAGGTGCAGGGTCgtgtaaccgggtggaagccggctagtgatggctatttaacagtctgatggccttaagatagaagctgtttttcagtctctcagtcccagctttgatgcacctgtactgaccttgccttctggatgaaggcggggtgaacaggccttggctcgggtggttgatgtccttgatgatctttttggccttcctgtgacatcatgAGCTGTagtataggtgtcctggagggcaggcagtgtgcccccagtgatgaattgggcagaccgcaccaccctctggagagccctcgGTTTCGGGGCagtacagttgccgtaccaggcaacgatacagcccgacaggatgctctcaattgtgcatctgtaaaagtttgtgagggttttaggggccaagacaaatttataaaggctcctgaggttgaagaggcaccgttgcgccttcttcaccacactgtctgtatgggtggaccatttcagatcatcagtgatgtgtacgccgaggaacttgaagctgtccaccttctccactgccgtcccgtcaatgtggataggggcgtgctccctctgcggtttcctgaagttcaccatcagctcctttgttttgttaatgttgaatgagaggttattttcctggcaccactcacctcctccctgcaggctgtctcgtcattgtttgtCATCAGGCCTACGACTGTTGTGTcgcctgcaaacttgatgattgagttggagacgtgcgtggccacgcagtcatgggtgaacaaggagtacaggagggggctgagcacgcacccttgtggagcccagtgttgaggatcaacaaagtggtgttgtttcctaccttcaccacctaggggcggcaGGTCAAGAAGTCCAgggcccagttgcacagggcagggttcaaacccagggccccgagcttaataaTGAGCTcgccagactatttacattgacccccgctcagttgttttgtacactgctgctgctctgtttattatctatgcatagtcacttcacccctatctgcatgtacaaattaccttgactaatctgtaccccctgtatatagcctagttgttattttattgtgttacttttattattttttaaactttatttggTAAGTactttcttaactctttcttgaacttcactgttggttaagggcttgtaagtcagcatttcacggtaaagtctacacatgttgtattcggtgcatgtgacaaataacgtttgattttatgtactatggtgttgaatgctgagctatagtcaatgaacaggattcttacattggtattcctcttctccggatgggatagggcagtgtgcagtgcgatggcgattgcatcgtctgtggatctattgaggcggtaagcaaattgaagtgggtctaaggtgtcaggtagggtggaggtgatatgttccttaactagcctctcaaagcacttcatgatgacagaagtcagtgctacggggtgatagttatttagttcaggtacctttgctttcttgggtacagaaataatggtggacatcttgaagcatgtggggacagcagactgggatagggagagattgaatatatccgtaaaacactccagccagctggtctgcgcatgctctgaggacgcggctagggatgcggtctgggccggcagccttgcgtggttagggatgccgtctgggccggcagccttactcacgtcggccacagagaagtagagcccacagtccttggtagcagaccacgtcggtggcactgtgttatcctcaaagcaggcaaaggtgtttagcttgtccggaagcaagttgtcagtgtccgcgacgtggctggttttccctttgtaatcatcaaatcaaatcaaatgtatttatatagcccttcttacatcagctgatatatcaaagtgctgtacagaaacctagccttaaaccccaaacagcaagcaatgcaggtgtagaagcatggtggctagggaaaactccctagaaaggccaaaacctaggaagaaacctagagaggaaccaggctatgaggggtggccagtcctcttctggctgtgccgggtggagattataacagaacatggccaagatgttcaaatgttcataaatgaccagcatggtcaaataataataatcacagtagttgttgaaggtgaaacaagtcagcacctcaggagtaaatgtcagttggcttttcatagccgatcattgagagtatctctaccgctcctgctgtctctagagagttgaaaacagcaggtctgggacaggtagcacgttcggtgaacaggtcagggttcattagccgcaggcagaacagttgaaactggagcagcagcacagccaggtggactggggacatcaaggagtcatcatgccaggtcgtcctgaggcatggtcctagggctcaggtcttccgacagagagaaagagagaattagagagggcatacttaaattcgcacaggacaccggataggacaggagaaatactccagatataacagactgaccctagccccctgacacaaactactgcagcataaatactggaggctgagacaggaggggtcaggagacaatgtggccccatccgatgatccacccggacagggccaaacaggcaggatataaccccacctactttgccaaagcccagcccccacaccactagagggatatcttcaaccaccaatttaccatcctgagacaaggccgagtatagcccacaaagataatccgtgattgtctgttgaccctgccacatacagtggggagaacaagtatttgatacacttcctattttgcaggttttcctacttacaaagcatgtaggtacacttcaactgtgagagacggaatctaaaacaaaatccagaaaatcacattgtatgatttttaagtaattaatttgcattttattgcatgacataagtatttgatacatcagaaaagcagaacgcaatatttggtacagaaacctttgtttgcaattacagagatcatacgtttcctgtagttcttgaccaggttttctTCATCCTTTCACTGAAAGCCACAGCAGTCATATTTGGAGGTAGACTGGCCAACGGGTAGTTCGGGCAAATTCCAGATGGGCTTGTTAATTTTAATCCCATTGGGCCTGTTTAATCCCACTGGGCCTGTTTAATTCCATTGGGCCTGTTTAATCCCATTGGGCCTGTTTAATCCCATTGGGCCTGTTTAATCCCATTGGGCCTGTTTAATCCCATTGGGCCTGTTTAATTCCATTGGGCCTGTTTAATTCCATTGGGCCTGTTTAATTCCATTGGGCCTGTTTAAATTGGTTTTGtgcaaaattatatattttttggctTATAAAGGGGGCCTCGAGGAGAAAATGGGGCGTGTGTTGGAAATGCCCTGgctgatttctggtcccagtccatCCCTGGTCATATTTGATCATCAACCAATGACCAACACCATCAATAGATTTAAACCCCTTATGGGTTGAGGAGAATTTTGAAAACTGCTGCTGGATGGGTAAAACAAACTTTGTGTTTAAAAatgtttgtattattatttttgtaaagTGTGTTGAGACCttgttaataaaataaatacattgtgatttgatttgacatatttTTAGGGGAAAGTTTTTGTCAAAACCGTGTCATTCTTGACCAAAATAGCAAATTAATTATACTGCCTTCAAGTGTGAAGgttacctttaaaaaaataataaaaatccaCAGTGAAACAAATGATGACCATGGAGATTGTACGTTTTTTTAATGTTGAATTCCATCATGCATTATATGGCTGGACATGTCTGGCAAGGTCAACTGAATTTTTAAATAAATTGATATTTAGACAATAAAAAGACGTACTGTAAGGCCTTGCTGGAAATGTAGATTGATTGGTCCGATTCTGAGAGCCACCCTCTGCCGTAAAGCGGTCTGCGCCAAACTGTCGTCGTAAAATCACAGCTTGTTCAGCATCGCCACAACAACACTGTTTTGCAGAAAAGGGGATTTTGACGTCTGATTTGGAACACATTAACAGGTAAATATCATCACCAACATCTGAAGATGTGGTATAATATGCTTTCCGAATGTTTTAATGTGTTGGATAATATTGATAATTGCTTATAGTCACGTTATTACTAGTGCGTTAGCTAGCATCTTTTTGTTAGCTTATCTGGCAAGAAGTAGCTAGCTGTATATCTGTTTATCTTGGATAGCTGCCTAGCTATCCACTGCATGTGCAGTTCAACGTTTACTTATACGCCAAGCGAACTTTTATTCAGGGTTTGCCTTTCGTAATACCGTAGTTTAAGGATCTAACTAGGTAATAATAATGTTCTGCTCATTTCAGTAATAAGAGCTAACTTAGCTACCTTCCTTGTGTTAGCTCTAGCTACAGTGCCTATAGAGAGTATTTATACTCCTTTTATTAAATttttatataaccaggtaggccagttgagaacaagttctcatttacaactgcgacctggccaagataaagcaaagcagtgcgacaaaaacaacacagagttacacatggaataaacaaacttacagtcaataacacaatagaaaaatctgtatacaatGTGCAAATGAAATAAGGAGGttaggtaataaataggccaattgtggcgaagtaattacaatttagcaatttacactggagtgatatgtgcagataaggatgtgcaagtagaaatactggtgtgcaaaagagcagaaaaacaaatatggggatgaggtaggtagttggatgggctttttacagatgggctgtgtacagctgcagcgattagTAAGCTGCTCTCatagctgacgcttaaagttggtgagggagatttaagtctccagcttcagtgattttttttgcaattcgttccagtcattggaaggGGAGAACTGGAAGTTAAGGCGGCCAaaggggtgttggctttggggatgaccagagatatacctgctggagcgcctgctacgggtgggtgctgctatggtgaccatggtgagctgagataaggcagagctttacctagcaaagactcatagatgacctggagccagtgggtatagcgacgaatatgtagcgcggaccagccaacgagagcatacaggtcgcagtggtgggtaatatatgggactttggtgacaaaacggatggcactgtgatagactgcatccaatttgttgagttgagtgttggaggctattttgtaaattacatcgccgacgtcaaggattggtaggatagtcagttttacaagggtatgtttagcagcatgagtgaaggaggctttgttgcgaaaaaggaagccgattctagatgtacctttggattggagatgcttaatgtgagtctggaaggagagtttacggtctagccagacatctaggtatttatagttgtccatatattctaagtcagaaccgtccagagtagtgatgctaggcaggcgggtgcgggcagcgatcgtttGACGAGCATGCATTTCgctttactagcatttaagagcagttggaggccacggaaggagtgttgtatggcgttggaGCTCGTTAAGTGTCCAGagaaggaccagaagtatacagaatggtgtcgtttgcATATAGGTGGATCCAAAAACTCacccttgacttattacacatcTTGTGTTAAATTTAAAAtcgatttaaaaaatgtttccaccaacacacaataccctataatgacaaagtaaaacttTGTTTGTGGATGTTTTCTTTTGGTCTGGTgtggaggtcgaccgattatgatttttcaacaccgataccgattattggaggaccaaaaaatagCCAATACTattaatgagaatgtgttctcacaACTTAGCAGGTAAAATAACAATTTtaaaaagcagccaataagtgctcagcatatgtgggaactccttcaagcttgttggaaaagcattccaggtgaagctggtcaagagaaggccaagagttttgcaaagctgtcatcaaggcaaagggtggaaacTCTGAAGAATCTCTAAAactctaaaatataaaatatattttgatttgtgcaACTCtttttttgtggttactacatgattccatatgtgttgtttcatagttttgatgtcttcactattagtattaatcggccgatttaaataaaaaaatgtatttgtaataatgacaattacaataatactgaatgaacacttattttaacttaatataatacatcaatacaaatcaatttagcctcaaataaataatgaaacatgttcaatttggtttaaataatgcaaaaacaaagttttgGAAAAGTAAAAGTTAGCGCGCActtcgctaactagctagccatttcacattggttacaccagccattaggctgataggcttgaagtcataaacagctctgttcttgcgaagagctgctggcaaaacgcacgaaagtgctgtttgaatgaatgcttacgaggctgctgctgcctaccatcgctcagtcagactgccctatcaaatcatagacttaattatataaatacgagcctttggttattaatatggtcgaatacggaaactataatttagaaaacaaaacatttatttcagtgaaatacagaaccgttcggtatttcatctaacgggtggcatccctaagtctaaatattcctgttacattgcacaaccttcaatgttatgtcataattacgtaaaattctggcaaattagttcgcaacgagccaggctgcccaaactgttgcacatacactgacactgcgtgcaatgaacgcaagagaagtgacaatttcacctggtcaatattgcctgctaacctggatttcttttagctaatatgcaggtttaaaaatatatacttctgtgtatttattttaagaaaggcattggtgtttatggttaggtacagtcgtccaacgattgtgctttttttcacaaatgcgcttttgttaaatcatcccccagcgttgcatcgattatatgcaacgcaggacacgctagataaactagtaatatcatcaaccatgtgtagttataactagtgattatgattgattgattgttttctaTTTGATAAGTTcagtgctagctagcaacttaccttggcttctactgcattcgcgtaacaggcagtctcctcgtggagtgcaatgagaggcaggtggttatagcgttggactagttacctGTAAAGTTGCaggattgaatcccccgagctgacaaggtgaaaatctgtcattctgcccctgaacaaggcagttaacccaccgttcctaggccgtcattgaaaataagaacgtgttcttaactgacttgcttagttaaataaaggtattaaaaaatataaaaacaaaacaaaaatcggtgcacaaaaatacagatttcctattgttatgaaaacttgaaatcggccctaattaatcggttgacctctagtctggtgctaatttattgaaaatgaaatacaaaaatatctcatttacataagtattcacaccccgagtcaatacatttatatctgtgagtctttctgggtcagtctctaagaactatgcacatctggattgtacaatgtTTGTACAGTATTATTTTATTCTTCAtcctctgtcaaattggttgttgattattactagacagccattttcttgtcttgccatagattttcaagacgatttaaggaAAAACTTTAACTAGGTGACTCAGGAACATTTCATGTCCTCTTGGTAAGCAGCTCCATTgtatatttgtccttgtgttctagtttattgttctgctgaaatgtgaatttgtctcccagtgtctgttggaaagctgactgaaccaggttttcctctaggattttgcctgtgcttagctctattccgtttccttttatcctaaaaaaaacaacctcccttgccaatgacaagcatactcataacatgatgcagccccaccatgcttgaaaatatgaagcgtggtagtcagtgatgtgttgtgtaggattttccccaaacataacgctttgtattcaggacataaggTTAAtttcttttccacattttttgcacttctactttagtgccttattgcaaacaggatgcatgttttggaatattttttattcttttcactttgtcatttaggttagtattgtggagtaattacaatgttgttgatccagcctgtgttctcctatcacagtcataaaactctgtaactgttttaaagtcaccattggcctcatccCTGAGAAGTTtttttcctctccggcaactgagttgtgaaaaacacctttatctttgtagtgaatAGGTGTATTGATccactatccaaagtgtaattaattaacttcaccatgctgaaagggatgttcaatgtctgcttttttatttcttttttttacccatcaaccaataggtgcccttttttgaggcattggaaaacctccctgttctttgtggttgaatctgtgtttgaaattcactcctcaactgagggaccttacagagatgaggtagttattcaagagggaatccatgcaacttatgtgacttgttaggcAGATGTTTACTGCTGAATAtatttaggcttgctataacaaaggagttgaatacttattgattcaagacatttcagtttttcattttttatttaattggtAGAAAAATTCTACATAcagttccactttgacattattgggtattgtgtgtaggcctgtAACACAACATATTGTGGGAAAGCCAAGGGGTGTAATTACTTCCTGAAGGCACCGTACATAGTCCTAACCAATAAAGCTTTTCTTTTCTCCGtttcctccctctgccttcctcctcgtcttcttccttcccctcccttcctccatatCCCCCCTTCAGGTACGCTGGAATTTTCGGACACCCACTCAGACATGTCCTATGTCTTCATCAATGACTCGTCTCAGACCTCCGTTCCCCTGCTCCAGGTAGGGAAGATgcctacccctgcacattgactctgtaccagtagtgttgttattgttattagtATTGTTGGGTAAGCtctcgtaagtaaacatttcactgtaaattcTACACTTGTTTTATTCGGCGCGTGTGATTTGACAACCCTAAtgtctgctcctctgctcctggTGGGGTTGAGTCCAACACAAGGGGGTTGCATCCCAAATCCACCCCTACGCCCTATGTACTTGTGGAGGTCTGTGAGGATCTGACAGGCGTAAGCAATCTGGTAGTAGCTTCACTTGCCCTCTGATAGGTTAGATGGACGTTTCACCATATTGACGACACctgtcaaatcctctcagatcccCACAAGTGTGTAGGGTCTAGAGTCCGGTGTGGTGTTGTGCAGCAGTGtaggaaccaaacagaagcaaacagGGATGGACCTACCAGAATTTGTCCAATTAGAAACTCTTGTTTCGGTTGCAAtacgttttgctacggtgtgctcCCAGGTCTTCAGAATCGATTTAAAGTTTAAGTTAGCTAGGGTCTGTTAATCAATTCCCTTATTCTCTGATTCAATacagaatcaatcaatcaactaaTTAATCTAACTTATCCCGGGACGTTATCGTGAAAGACAATGTGTTCTcaatgacttgcctggttaaataatggcaTATCCCTAACTGCAGGCCTGCATCGACGGGGACCTGCTTTTCACCAAGCGGCTCCTGGAGACGGGCTGTGACCCCAACACACGGGACAACCGGGGCCGTACTGGCCTGCACCTAGCGGCCGCCAGGGGGAACGTGGACATCTGTTGTTTCCTCCATAAGTTTGGGGCGGACCTCCTGGCTACAGACTACCAGGGAAACACGGCGCTACACCTCTGTGGACACGTGGATACCATCCAGTTCCTGGTGTCCAACGGTCTCAAGATAGACATCTggtgagagaggggctgagggttgggagggCCTggaagggagtgagagggagtagAGACTGTTTTACAGTTGGCTTGGGGCCTGAgaggggctgagggttgggagggCCTGGAAGGGAGTGAGGGGGAGTAGAGACTGTTTTACAGTTGGCTTGGGGCCTGAgaggggctgagggttgggagggCACTGGAAGGGAGTGAGGGGGAGTAGAGACTGTTTTACAGTTGGCTTGGGGCCTGAgaggggctgagggttgggaggACCTGGAAGGGAGTGAGGGGGAGTAGAGACTGTTTTACAGTTGGCTTGGGGCCTGAgaggggctgagggttgggagggCATGGAAGGGAGTGAGGGGGAGTAGAGACTGTTTTACAGTTGGCTTGGGGCCTGAGAGGGGCTTTGACTGAGGGGTAAAagcagggttagagttataggGGTTCTATCACATAGAGGAACCCTTAATAGGTTTTAGGTCACCCTGTTAGGTTTTTCAGATATACACATTGGTCCAACAGTCCACTCCCCATAGGGTCAATGTGTTTCTCAAACATTGGTTGGACCCTTGTTTGAACATTATCATGCTAcattgtgtatttctctctcccaGTAACCACAACGGGTCCACTCCTCTGGTGCTGGCCAAGAGGCGCGGGGTGAACAAGGACGCTATCCGCCTGCTGGAGGGCCTAGAGGAACAGGAGCTGAAAGGATTCAACAGGGGAGCCCACACCAAACTGGAGACCATGCAAATGgctgagagcgagaggtgaggagaggggtgggggagttaatgagagaggtgCAGAACAGGGGGAGGACAGTGCAGGAAGTGGAGGGGAGCCTATGTTACAGGCATTACTATGCTGCTTAACAGTACAGTTCCCTCACTCACAAGTCCTTACCGGTACTTGATGTTTCGTACTCTGCCTCGCTAACACACTTAACTGCCCGCTTCACAATAATACGCCTCCGAAAAGCTAGCAATTCAGCAACGTGATTGGTGACATTTCGAGCTGTGGAGCTCACTAACGGCACGATCTTAACTCTGTTACACCCACTCTAAGCTGGAAACCTATATAtctatctacctgtctatctctcctatctaaactcagcaaaaaaataaacatcctctcactgtcaactgcatttattttcagcagacttatcatgtgtaaatatttgtatgaacataagattcaacaactgagacataaactgaacaagttccacagacatgtgactaacagaaattgaataatttgtccctgaacaaagggggggtcaaaatcaaaagtaacagtcagtatctggtgtggccaccagctgcattaagtactgcagtgcatctcctcctcatggactgcaccagatttgccagttcttgctgtgagatgttattccactcttccaccaaggcacctgcaagttcctggacatttctggggggaatggccctagtcctcaccctccgatccaacaggtcccagacgtgcttaatgggattgagatccgggctcttcgctggccatggcagaacactgacattcctgtcttgcaggaaatcacgcacagaacgagcagtatggctggtggcattgtcatgcttggagggtcatgtcaggatgagcctgcaggaagggtaccacatgagggaggaggatgtcttccctgtaacgcacagcgttgagattgcctgcaatgacaacaagctcagtccgatgatgctgtaacacactgccccagaccatgacagaccctccacctccaaattgatcccgctccagagtacaggcctcggtgtaacgctcattccttcgacgataaacgcgaatctgactatcacccctggtgagacaaaaccgcgactcgtcagtgaagaacactttttgccagtcctgtctggtccagcgacgg
This DNA window, taken from Oncorhynchus tshawytscha isolate Ot180627B linkage group LG10, Otsh_v2.0, whole genome shotgun sequence, encodes the following:
- the LOC112259756 gene encoding ankyrin repeat domain-containing protein 46; the protein is MSYVFINDSSQTSVPLLQACIDGDLLFTKRLLETGCDPNTRDNRGRTGLHLAAARGNVDICCFLHKFGADLLATDYQGNTALHLCGHVDTIQFLVSNGLKIDICNHNGSTPLVLAKRRGVNKDAIRLLEGLEEQELKGFNRGAHTKLETMQMAESESAMESHSLLNPNLQNREGVLSSFRTTWQEFVEDLGFWRVLLLLVVIALLSLGIAYYVSGVLPFSASQLELVH